In Actinomadura luzonensis, a single window of DNA contains:
- a CDS encoding LpqB family beta-propeller domain-containing protein, which yields MTRTSRIRAAAAAAAAVVLAGSGCSVIPVSGPYMVNDSGSGDPLSKPFQRMIATRPQPGWSAPDVIKGLQAAMAAYADDPTVLPQYLTPEALKSWSPAGAVTVLDDTWNWNFDLGEQDGTEAVQKVSVKAPQIARIEEDDTYVPQAGDWTRTIELVKVEGAGYRVRSLPPGLVLTKSDVDRAYRPTKLYYLGGGGQHRLVVDSVRLRLKPAKTYAQVILERLLKAPSAALQGAVGTGFPAGTRIESVRSGEDERVVVNLSGPIDTLDLSGEDALMAQIRYSLNNNDVAKGRVIEVQVDGEQYSVSQPNFDQGWLDNGANADYYVTKGAVHYMTNEGPGGAIAGPAGQPREGYSNFALSKQGDLVAAQTSTGISVTPATQEGQWQEVIQGAPQDLTAPSWHRDGSLWTFDRKNGVVLRYDPATGRPAQRVAAPGLKGWDVTRLRIARDGVRVVLTTGENLVHVGALTQAGGLKLSNVRVLTARDTGGVIEDLAWRDDEHVLVLVKRQAGQILNEIDIGDGDVTEIPLKNRLTRVAALNEHVLAQAESDKGQSQILELSQDQSWTTKIESDAETPLFPLG from the coding sequence ATGACGAGGACTAGCCGCATCCGCGCGGCCGCCGCCGCGGCGGCCGCCGTCGTGCTGGCGGGCTCCGGCTGCTCGGTGATCCCGGTCAGCGGGCCGTACATGGTCAACGACTCCGGCAGCGGCGACCCGCTGAGCAAGCCGTTCCAGCGGATGATCGCCACCCGGCCGCAGCCCGGCTGGAGCGCCCCCGACGTCATCAAGGGCCTCCAGGCGGCCATGGCCGCCTACGCCGACGACCCGACGGTCCTGCCGCAGTACCTCACGCCCGAGGCGCTGAAGAGCTGGAGCCCGGCGGGCGCGGTGACGGTGCTCGACGACACCTGGAACTGGAACTTCGACCTCGGCGAGCAGGACGGCACCGAAGCCGTCCAGAAGGTGTCGGTCAAGGCCCCGCAGATCGCCAGGATCGAGGAGGACGACACCTACGTCCCCCAGGCCGGCGACTGGACCCGGACCATCGAGCTGGTCAAGGTCGAGGGCGCCGGCTACCGGGTGCGCAGCCTGCCGCCCGGGCTCGTCCTGACCAAGTCCGACGTCGACCGGGCCTACCGGCCCACCAAGCTCTACTACCTGGGCGGCGGCGGGCAGCACCGGCTGGTCGTCGACAGCGTGCGGCTGCGGCTCAAGCCGGCCAAGACGTACGCGCAGGTCATCCTCGAACGGCTGCTCAAGGCGCCGAGCGCCGCCCTGCAGGGCGCGGTGGGCACCGGCTTCCCCGCCGGCACCAGGATCGAGTCGGTGCGCTCCGGCGAGGACGAGCGGGTCGTCGTCAACCTGTCCGGGCCGATCGACACCCTCGACCTCAGCGGCGAGGACGCCCTCATGGCGCAGATCCGCTACAGCCTCAACAACAACGACGTGGCCAAGGGCCGCGTCATCGAGGTGCAGGTGGACGGCGAGCAGTACTCCGTCTCCCAGCCCAACTTCGACCAGGGCTGGCTGGACAACGGCGCCAACGCCGACTACTACGTCACCAAGGGCGCCGTCCACTACATGACCAACGAGGGCCCGGGAGGCGCCATCGCCGGGCCCGCCGGGCAGCCGCGCGAGGGCTACTCCAACTTCGCGCTGTCCAAGCAGGGCGACCTCGTCGCCGCGCAGACCTCCACCGGCATCTCCGTCACCCCCGCCACCCAGGAGGGGCAGTGGCAGGAGGTCATCCAGGGCGCCCCGCAGGACCTCACGGCGCCGTCCTGGCACCGCGACGGGTCGTTGTGGACGTTCGACCGCAAGAACGGCGTCGTGCTGCGCTACGACCCCGCCACCGGCCGCCCCGCCCAGCGCGTCGCGGCCCCCGGGCTCAAGGGCTGGGACGTCACCCGCCTCCGCATCGCCAGGGACGGCGTGCGCGTGGTCCTCACCACCGGCGAGAACCTCGTCCACGTCGGCGCCCTCACGCAGGCGGGCGGGCTCAAGCTCAGCAACGTCCGCGTCCTGACCGCCCGCGACACGGGCGGCGTCATCGAGGACCTGGCGTGGCGGGACGACGAGCACGTGCTCGTCCTGGTCAAGCGGCAGGCCGGGCAGATACTCAACGAGATCGACATCGGCGACGGGGACGTCACCGAGATCCCGCTGAAGAACCGGCTGACGCGGGTGGCCGCGCTCAACGAGCACGTGCTGGCGCAGGCGGAGTCGGACAAGGGGCAGTCGCAGATCCTGGAGCTGTCGCAGGACCAGTCCTGGACCACCAAGATCGAGTCCGACGCCGAGACGCCCCTCTTCCCCCTCGGCTGA
- the mtrA gene encoding MtrAB system response regulator MtrA — MKGRVLVVDDDAALAEMLGIVLRGEGFEPSFVSDGDKALDAFRDTRPDLVLLDLMLPGADGIDVARRIRAESGVPIVMLTAKSDTIDVVLGLESGADDYIVKPFKPKELVARVRARLRRTDEPTPEILQIGDITIDVAGHSVKRSEETINLTPLEFDLLVALARKPRQVFTREVLLEQVWGYRHAADTRLVNVHVQRLRAKIEKDPEHPEIVVTVRGVGYKAGPA, encoded by the coding sequence ATGAAAGGTCGCGTGCTGGTCGTCGACGACGACGCCGCTCTCGCCGAGATGCTGGGGATCGTGCTGCGGGGCGAGGGTTTCGAACCATCCTTCGTCTCCGACGGCGACAAGGCCCTCGACGCGTTCCGGGACACGCGCCCGGACCTGGTCCTGCTCGACCTGATGCTGCCGGGGGCGGACGGCATCGACGTGGCGCGCAGGATCAGGGCTGAGTCGGGGGTTCCGATCGTCATGCTCACGGCGAAGAGCGACACGATCGACGTCGTGCTCGGGCTGGAGTCCGGCGCCGACGACTACATCGTCAAGCCGTTCAAGCCGAAGGAGCTGGTCGCGCGGGTGCGGGCGCGTCTCCGCCGCACCGACGAGCCGACCCCGGAGATCCTCCAGATCGGCGACATCACCATCGACGTGGCCGGCCACTCCGTCAAGCGGAGCGAGGAGACCATCAACCTCACGCCGCTGGAGTTCGACCTGCTCGTCGCGCTGGCCCGCAAGCCGCGTCAGGTCTTCACCCGCGAGGTCCTGCTGGAGCAGGTCTGGGGCTACCGGCACGCGGCCGACACGCGGCTGGTCAACGTGCACGTCCAGCGGCTCCGGGCCAAGATCGAGAAGGACCCCGAGCACCCCGAGATCGTGGTCACGGTCCGCGGCGTGGGCTACAAAGCCGGCCCCGCCTGA
- a CDS encoding RDD family protein translates to MSEVVTGDAVVVEVRVAQMPSRALAIVIDMAVQITALVVAYLAIGAFAVVSDPAMAAAVMILLVVLVLVGYPVIFESLSRGRSLGKLALGLRVVSDDGSPERFRQALFRGLAGLVEFWMLSGAPALIASLVSQRGKRLGDVFAGTIVISDRAPRQGGQAVVMPPPLAAWAATLELSQLPEEVAQAARQYLLRWHDLAPQVRHEMGVRIATQTASFVSPAAPAGVPPHAYLSAVLAERRRREEARLARRSGAANAAPAHPSMQPGPYTRPAPYAPPPPPPAAPAPQEPRATPGGFAPPQ, encoded by the coding sequence ATGTCAGAGGTTGTGACCGGGGACGCGGTCGTCGTCGAGGTACGCGTGGCGCAGATGCCCTCCCGCGCGCTGGCGATCGTCATCGACATGGCCGTGCAGATCACCGCGCTGGTGGTGGCGTACCTGGCCATCGGGGCGTTCGCCGTGGTGTCCGACCCGGCCATGGCCGCGGCCGTGATGATCCTGCTGGTGGTCCTGGTGCTGGTGGGCTATCCGGTGATCTTCGAGTCGCTCAGCAGGGGGCGCAGCCTCGGCAAGCTGGCGCTCGGGCTGCGGGTGGTGAGCGACGACGGCAGCCCGGAGCGGTTCCGGCAGGCGTTGTTCCGCGGGCTCGCGGGCCTGGTGGAGTTCTGGATGTTGTCCGGGGCGCCCGCGCTGATCGCGTCGCTGGTCTCGCAGCGGGGCAAGCGGCTCGGGGACGTCTTCGCGGGCACGATCGTCATCTCCGACCGGGCGCCGCGGCAGGGCGGGCAGGCCGTCGTGATGCCGCCGCCGCTCGCGGCGTGGGCGGCCACGCTGGAGCTGTCGCAGCTTCCCGAGGAGGTGGCACAGGCGGCCCGGCAGTACCTGCTGCGCTGGCACGACCTGGCGCCGCAGGTGCGGCACGAGATGGGGGTGCGGATCGCGACGCAGACGGCGTCGTTCGTCTCGCCGGCCGCGCCGGCCGGGGTGCCGCCGCACGCGTACCTGAGCGCCGTGCTCGCCGAGCGCCGCCGCCGGGAGGAGGCGCGCCTCGCCCGGCGCTCCGGCGCCGCGAACGCCGCCCCGGCCCACCCCTCCATGCAGCCCGGCCCCTACACCCGGCCCGCCCCGTACGCGCCCCCGCCGCCTCCCCCGGCCGCGCCCGCGCCGCAGGAGCCGCGCGCCACGCCGGGCGGGTTCGCGCCGCCGCAATGA
- a CDS encoding DUF4129 domain-containing protein: protein MSPAGREEAARRAAEELLKPQYEHESLFDLLSRRFNQFLNDLLDAVTGGGPAGGVVASVVILAIIIGVIVLVSWQLRRNARRRSLDTGGLFGARALTADEHRRAAERLAGEGRWGEAVQERLRAIARDLEERALVDGMPGRTADELAAEAGAALPAFAGELAAAARSFDEVTYGGVPGTPDAYAALAGLDERLRHARPAPLPSATSPEALTGALVGAPAGPAAPVGPPGPPPGPPAGPSAGGPA, encoded by the coding sequence GTGAGCCCGGCCGGCAGGGAGGAGGCCGCGCGGCGGGCCGCGGAGGAGCTCCTCAAGCCCCAGTACGAGCACGAGTCGCTGTTCGACCTGCTCTCGCGGCGCTTCAACCAGTTCCTCAACGACCTGCTCGACGCCGTCACGGGCGGCGGGCCGGCGGGCGGGGTCGTGGCGAGCGTCGTCATCCTGGCGATCATCATCGGGGTGATCGTGCTGGTGAGCTGGCAGCTCCGCCGCAACGCCCGCCGGAGGTCCCTCGACACGGGCGGGCTGTTCGGCGCGCGCGCCCTGACCGCCGACGAGCACCGGCGCGCCGCCGAACGCCTGGCCGGCGAGGGCCGGTGGGGCGAGGCCGTCCAGGAACGGCTCCGGGCCATCGCCCGCGACCTGGAGGAGCGCGCGCTCGTGGACGGCATGCCGGGACGCACCGCCGACGAGCTGGCCGCCGAGGCGGGGGCCGCGCTGCCGGCGTTCGCGGGCGAGCTGGCGGCGGCGGCCCGCTCCTTCGACGAGGTGACGTACGGCGGGGTGCCGGGCACTCCCGACGCCTACGCCGCCCTGGCGGGGCTCGACGAACGCCTGCGCCACGCCCGCCCGGCCCCCCTGCCCTCGGCCACCTCGCCCGAGGCCCTGACGGGAGCCCTCGTAGGGGCCCCGGCGGGACCGGCTGCGCCGGTCGGACCGCCTGGGCCGCCTCCCGGGCCGCCCGCCGGGCCGTCGGCTGGAGGGCCGGCATGA
- a CDS encoding AAA family ATPase, which yields MNSEESYRTTTSADAARDALAALRAEVSKAVVGQDAVVTGLVIALLCRGHVLLEGVPGVAKTLMVRTLSAALSLDFKRVQFTPDLMPGDVTGSLIYDAKTAEFEFREGPVFTNLLLADEINRTPPKTQAALLEAMEERQVSVEGAARRLPDPFVVCATQNPVEYEGTYQLPEAQLDRFLLKLTVPLPPREQEIAVLDRHARGFDPRDLSEVKPVATADDLAAGRQAAAQVHVAPEVLGYIVDVARATRNSPSLQLGVSPRGATALLAAARAWAWLSGRHYVTPDDVKALARPALRHRVQLRPEAELEGATADGLLDGILASVPVPR from the coding sequence GTGAACTCTGAGGAGAGTTACCGCACGACGACGTCGGCCGACGCGGCCAGGGACGCGCTCGCCGCGCTCCGGGCCGAGGTGTCCAAGGCCGTCGTGGGCCAGGACGCGGTGGTGACGGGGCTGGTCATCGCGCTGCTGTGCAGGGGCCACGTGCTGCTGGAGGGCGTGCCGGGCGTGGCGAAGACGCTGATGGTCCGCACGTTGTCCGCCGCGCTGTCGCTGGACTTCAAGCGGGTGCAGTTCACGCCTGACCTGATGCCGGGCGACGTGACCGGTTCGCTGATCTACGACGCGAAGACCGCGGAGTTCGAGTTCCGCGAGGGCCCGGTCTTCACGAACCTGCTGCTGGCCGACGAGATCAACCGCACCCCGCCGAAGACGCAGGCCGCGCTGCTGGAGGCGATGGAGGAGCGGCAGGTCAGCGTGGAGGGCGCGGCCCGGCGGCTGCCGGACCCGTTCGTGGTGTGCGCCACCCAGAACCCCGTCGAGTACGAGGGCACCTACCAGCTCCCCGAGGCCCAGCTCGACCGGTTCCTGCTGAAGCTGACGGTGCCGCTGCCGCCCCGCGAGCAGGAGATCGCGGTGCTGGACCGGCACGCCCGCGGCTTCGACCCGCGCGACCTGTCGGAGGTCAAGCCGGTCGCCACCGCCGACGACCTGGCCGCCGGACGGCAGGCCGCCGCGCAGGTGCACGTGGCGCCCGAGGTGCTCGGCTACATCGTGGACGTGGCCCGCGCGACGAGGAACTCGCCGTCGTTGCAGCTCGGTGTCTCGCCGCGCGGCGCGACGGCGCTGCTGGCGGCCGCGCGGGCGTGGGCGTGGCTGTCCGGGCGGCACTACGTCACGCCGGACGACGTCAAGGCCCTGGCCAGGCCCGCGCTGCGGCACCGCGTGCAGCTCCGCCCGGAGGCGGAGCTGGAGGGCGCGACCGCCGACGGCCTGCTCGACGGCATCCTGGCCTCGGTCCCGGTCCCGCGCTGA
- a CDS encoding DUF4350 domain-containing protein, whose translation MSAPADESLAPGGAALGEPVITRDGVIPGDPPGGSAPTSPTVRSAWRASRVIVLLGALVVLIAVLGVLLAPQRGPSRPLDPADTSLAGSRALAELLRARGVQVDRVDSAEAAARLAASGGPRLLLITDTMYVSEHALAAIPGDRLIVGALPGLETLAPGVRTEAVPAQRRSREPACALPAARAAGSAYLGGTAFYAPPGAALCYPATGDGHTLVSYANERGTITVVGDGSFMTNLRLAEDGNAALALNLIGTGRPVTWLVRPDHPPLTELPGERGKTLTELMPDNVPWSVYMAIIAVAVTAFWRGRRLGPVVAERLPVVVRAAETVEGRGRLYRARRARQRAAEALRAGAIDRLTPRLGLAAGADRREVVAALAVRTGQDAQQVGAALYGPPPTDDAALVALAAYLDLMERQVSEL comes from the coding sequence ATGAGCGCGCCCGCCGACGAGTCCCTGGCGCCCGGCGGCGCGGCGCTCGGCGAGCCCGTCATCACCCGCGACGGCGTCATCCCCGGCGACCCGCCGGGCGGCTCCGCGCCCACCTCCCCCACGGTCCGCTCGGCGTGGCGGGCGAGCCGCGTCATCGTGCTCCTGGGCGCCCTCGTGGTGCTGATCGCGGTGCTCGGCGTGCTGCTCGCCCCGCAGCGCGGCCCGTCCCGCCCGCTCGACCCGGCCGACACCTCGCTCGCCGGCTCCAGGGCGCTGGCCGAGCTGCTGCGCGCCCGCGGCGTCCAGGTGGACCGGGTGGACTCGGCCGAGGCGGCGGCCCGGCTGGCCGCGTCGGGCGGCCCCCGGTTGCTGCTGATCACCGACACGATGTACGTCAGCGAGCACGCGCTGGCCGCGATCCCGGGCGACCGGCTGATCGTCGGCGCGCTCCCCGGCCTGGAGACCCTGGCCCCGGGGGTGCGCACCGAGGCGGTCCCGGCGCAGCGCCGCTCCCGCGAGCCCGCGTGCGCGCTGCCGGCCGCCCGGGCGGCGGGCAGCGCCTACCTGGGCGGCACGGCGTTCTACGCCCCGCCGGGGGCGGCGCTCTGCTACCCGGCGACCGGCGACGGCCACACCCTGGTCTCCTACGCCAACGAGCGCGGCACCATCACGGTCGTCGGCGACGGCTCGTTCATGACGAACCTGCGTCTCGCCGAGGACGGCAACGCCGCCCTCGCGCTCAACCTCATCGGCACCGGCCGGCCGGTGACCTGGCTGGTGCGCCCGGACCACCCGCCGCTCACCGAGCTGCCCGGCGAGCGCGGCAAGACGCTGACCGAGCTGATGCCGGACAACGTCCCCTGGAGCGTCTACATGGCGATCATCGCGGTGGCCGTGACCGCGTTCTGGCGCGGCCGGCGGCTCGGCCCGGTGGTGGCCGAGCGCCTGCCGGTCGTCGTGCGGGCGGCCGAGACGGTCGAGGGCCGCGGCCGGCTCTACCGGGCCAGGCGGGCCCGGCAGCGCGCCGCCGAGGCGCTGCGCGCGGGCGCGATCGACCGCCTGACGCCCCGGCTGGGCCTGGCCGCCGGCGCCGACCGGCGGGAGGTCGTCGCCGCCCTCGCCGTCCGCACCGGCCAGGACGCCCAGCAGGTCGGCGCGGCCCTGTACGGGCCGCCGCCCACCGACGACGCGGCCCTCGTCGCCCTGGCCGCATACTTGGACCTCATGGAAAGGCAGGTCAGTGAACTCTGA
- a CDS encoding DUF58 domain-containing protein, with protein sequence MALTGRAGLVAALGIVVVMFAPQPGAALAGVCLLLAAAIVVDLTFAGSVRALRLHRSGDTLVRLGQRATVELVVENPGARRVRGVLRDAWPPSAGATPRVVPLDVPKGERRRIVVTLDPTRRGDRSSVAVTVRSVGPLGLAARQGGHRAPWTVRVLPPFLSRKHLPSRLARLRELDGQHPALVRGQGTEFDSLREYVVGDDVRSIDWRATARRHDVVVRTWRPERDRRVLIVLDTGRTSAGRVGDAPIPMAGAVPRGGGLLVRPDPRPAPGWPRLDWSMDAALLLAALAARAGDQVDFLAHDRTVRAWVSGASRTELLSSLVNVMAPIEAELIEADAQGMVAAVLSRAKRRCLVVLLTDLNGAAMDEGLMPVLPQLSSRHLVLVAGVSDPRVAAMAARRGSAEEVYDAAAAEHARLERRRITARLRRAGVEVVDAPPEDIAPALADAYLALKAAGRL encoded by the coding sequence ATGGCGCTGACGGGGCGGGCCGGGCTGGTCGCCGCGCTCGGGATCGTGGTCGTGATGTTCGCGCCGCAGCCCGGGGCGGCGCTGGCCGGCGTGTGCCTGCTGCTGGCGGCGGCGATCGTCGTGGACCTGACGTTCGCCGGGTCCGTACGGGCGCTGCGCCTGCACCGCTCCGGCGACACCCTGGTGCGGCTCGGCCAGCGCGCCACGGTCGAGCTGGTCGTGGAGAACCCCGGCGCGCGGCGGGTGCGCGGCGTGCTGCGCGACGCCTGGCCGCCGTCGGCCGGGGCCACGCCGCGGGTGGTGCCGCTCGACGTGCCGAAGGGCGAGCGCCGCCGGATCGTCGTCACGCTCGACCCCACCAGGCGCGGCGACCGCTCGTCGGTCGCGGTCACGGTGCGCTCGGTCGGGCCGCTCGGGCTGGCGGCGCGGCAGGGCGGCCACCGGGCGCCGTGGACGGTGCGGGTGCTGCCGCCGTTCCTGTCGCGCAAGCACCTGCCCTCGCGGCTGGCCCGGCTGCGCGAGCTCGACGGGCAGCACCCGGCGCTGGTGCGCGGGCAGGGCACCGAGTTCGACTCGCTGCGCGAGTACGTGGTCGGCGACGACGTGCGCTCGATCGACTGGCGGGCGACGGCCCGCCGGCACGACGTGGTGGTGCGCACCTGGCGGCCGGAACGCGACCGCCGGGTGCTGATCGTGCTCGACACCGGGCGCACGTCGGCGGGCCGGGTGGGCGACGCGCCGATCCCCATGGCGGGGGCGGTGCCGCGCGGCGGCGGGCTGCTGGTGCGGCCCGACCCGCGCCCGGCGCCGGGCTGGCCGCGGCTCGACTGGTCGATGGACGCGGCGCTGCTGCTGGCCGCGCTCGCCGCCCGGGCCGGCGACCAGGTCGACTTCCTCGCCCACGACAGGACGGTGCGCGCCTGGGTGAGCGGGGCCTCGCGCACCGAGCTGCTGTCGTCGCTGGTCAACGTCATGGCGCCGATCGAGGCGGAGCTGATCGAGGCCGACGCGCAGGGCATGGTGGCGGCGGTCCTGTCGCGGGCCAAGCGGCGCTGCCTCGTCGTGCTGCTGACCGACCTCAACGGGGCGGCCATGGACGAAGGGCTCATGCCGGTGCTGCCGCAGCTCTCCTCGCGGCACCTGGTGCTGGTGGCCGGGGTGTCCGATCCGCGGGTGGCCGCGATGGCGGCCCGGCGGGGGTCGGCGGAGGAGGTCTACGACGCGGCGGCGGCCGAGCACGCCCGGCTCGAACGGCGGCGCATCACGGCCCGGCTGCGGCGGGCCGGGGTCGAGGTGGTGGACGCGCCGCCGGAGGACATCGCGCCGGCGCTGGCGGACGCGTACCTGGCGCTGAAGGCCGCCGGGCGGCTCTGA
- a CDS encoding glycerophosphoryl diester phosphodiesterase membrane domain-containing protein codes for MSDGHGPSPETPPGWSAAQPPPYSAPPASPWTAPGAPEQAPYGQPYGQTPQQQPYGPGPQTPHPPYPQPGHGYLPPPALRPGIIPLRPLGLGDMLDGTIKLIRSNPKAVLGLSAVAALLASVPVAVGQAFVLDEMGTALTDPERVQSGELTTMGGLAAQYGGALISYAVQFVVVTLLTGVLTRILGRAVFGGNLSAGEAWQLVKARVPALFGVVGLMVLVMGVPLAAFVVIGVALAASGAGVGTMLGVIVLFLVLYVAYYLFFRTRFAFASPAVVLEGRGPIDAMRRSWHLVTGDFWRVLGILLLTSLLVGVVAGILSVPFTIAGTLFGMLGAGSVANAVVSAVLIAVGATLGAMFTYPFEAGVAGLLYADRRMRSEAFDLVLQTAAIEQQRQGWVHASADELWHPSNSARS; via the coding sequence ATGTCTGACGGTCACGGTCCCTCGCCCGAGACGCCACCCGGGTGGTCGGCCGCCCAGCCCCCGCCCTACAGCGCCCCGCCGGCCTCCCCGTGGACCGCGCCCGGCGCCCCCGAACAGGCGCCCTACGGGCAGCCGTACGGGCAGACCCCCCAGCAGCAGCCCTACGGGCCCGGCCCGCAGACACCCCATCCGCCCTACCCGCAGCCGGGTCACGGCTACCTGCCGCCCCCCGCGCTGCGCCCGGGCATCATCCCGCTGCGCCCCCTCGGCCTCGGCGACATGCTCGACGGCACCATCAAGCTCATCCGCTCCAACCCCAAGGCGGTGCTGGGCCTGTCGGCCGTCGCCGCGCTGCTCGCCTCCGTGCCGGTGGCCGTGGGGCAGGCGTTCGTGCTCGACGAGATGGGCACGGCGCTCACCGACCCCGAACGCGTCCAGAGCGGCGAGCTGACCACCATGGGCGGCCTGGCCGCCCAGTACGGCGGCGCGCTGATCTCCTACGCCGTCCAGTTCGTCGTGGTCACGCTGCTGACCGGCGTGCTCACCCGCATCCTCGGCCGCGCCGTCTTCGGCGGCAACCTCAGCGCCGGCGAGGCGTGGCAGCTCGTCAAGGCCCGCGTCCCCGCGCTGTTCGGCGTCGTCGGGCTGATGGTGCTCGTCATGGGGGTGCCGCTGGCCGCCTTCGTGGTGATCGGCGTCGCGCTGGCGGCGAGCGGCGCGGGCGTCGGCACCATGCTCGGGGTGATCGTGCTGTTCCTGGTGCTCTACGTCGCCTACTACCTGTTCTTCCGCACCCGCTTCGCGTTCGCCTCGCCCGCCGTGGTGCTGGAGGGCCGGGGGCCGATCGACGCCATGCGCCGCTCCTGGCACCTGGTCACCGGCGACTTCTGGCGGGTGCTCGGCATCCTGCTGCTCACGTCGCTGCTGGTCGGGGTGGTGGCGGGCATCCTGTCGGTGCCGTTCACGATCGCGGGCACGCTGTTCGGCATGCTGGGCGCGGGCTCGGTGGCCAACGCCGTCGTGTCGGCCGTGCTGATCGCCGTCGGCGCCACGCTCGGCGCGATGTTCACCTACCCCTTCGAGGCGGGGGTCGCCGGCCTCCTGTACGCCGACCGGCGCATGCGCAGCGAGGCCTTCGACCTCGTGCTGCAGACCGCGGCCATCGAACAGCAGCGCCAGGGCTGGGTGCACGCCTCGGCCGACGAGCTCTGGCACCCGTCCAACTCCGCCAGGTCGTGA
- the mtrB gene encoding MtrAB system histidine kinase MtrB: MPPTTKKRTRRRTFRQILGGVRRRVRRAAGRARRAWRRSLQLQVVTSTLVISVIVVVVLGVFLSDQINRAVIQSSQQSSVSEANADRLQIADALAPPDEDQGKAVDAGKTTANPLDEVMGTVTGSVDGGSKKRYDVLILNVASPGQSRASGRIVPADVPLLLRTGLQRSAEKLEYDKPIASIARITLAGQSQPRLMYVVGGIVHEPFTGQNYEVYHFFPLDEEEALLSTVRLAIVVVGLGLVLLLAAIAYLVARQVVTPVRLARQAAERLAAGKLDERLKVRGEDDLARLANSFNEMAANLALKIHQLEELSQVQRQFVSDVSHELRTPLTTVRMAADLLYDAREDFDPMAARSAELMQAQLERFESMLGDLLEISRYDAGAATLDLEPVDVTKVVLRAIEDSEALAERHGTRFELRLPPEPCMAEIDNRRVERILRNLLFNAIEHGEGREIVVTVGADRDAVAVAVRDHGIGLKQGEDTLVFDRFWRADPSRARTIGGTGLGLAISREDATLHGGWLQAWGQPGEGSQFRLTLPRTAGADLKGSPLPLVPPEIEMRRTWRGAMTPVLLPASGDGALDDED, encoded by the coding sequence ATGCCCCCGACGACGAAGAAGCGCACGCGTCGGCGGACCTTCCGCCAGATACTCGGCGGCGTCCGCCGGCGGGTCCGCCGTGCGGCGGGCAGGGCGCGCCGGGCCTGGCGGCGCTCGCTCCAGCTCCAGGTGGTCACCAGCACGCTGGTGATCTCGGTCATCGTGGTGGTCGTGCTCGGGGTGTTCCTGTCCGACCAGATCAACCGGGCCGTCATCCAGAGCAGCCAGCAGTCGTCGGTCAGCGAGGCCAACGCCGACCGGCTGCAGATCGCCGACGCGCTGGCCCCGCCCGACGAGGACCAGGGCAAGGCCGTCGACGCCGGCAAGACCACGGCCAACCCCCTCGACGAGGTGATGGGCACCGTCACCGGCTCCGTCGACGGCGGCTCCAAGAAGCGCTACGACGTGCTCATCCTCAACGTGGCCAGCCCCGGCCAGTCGCGCGCCTCCGGCCGCATCGTGCCCGCCGACGTGCCGCTCCTGCTCAGGACCGGGCTGCAGCGCAGCGCCGAGAAGCTGGAGTACGACAAGCCCATCGCCTCCATCGCGCGGATCACGCTGGCCGGCCAGAGCCAGCCCCGGCTCATGTACGTCGTCGGCGGCATCGTCCACGAGCCGTTCACCGGCCAGAACTACGAGGTCTACCACTTCTTCCCGCTCGACGAGGAAGAGGCGCTGCTGTCCACCGTCCGGCTCGCCATCGTCGTGGTGGGCCTCGGCCTGGTGCTGCTGCTGGCCGCCATCGCGTACCTGGTGGCCCGGCAGGTCGTCACCCCCGTGCGGCTGGCCCGCCAGGCCGCCGAGCGCCTGGCCGCCGGCAAGCTCGACGAACGGCTCAAGGTGCGCGGCGAGGACGACCTCGCCCGCCTCGCCAACTCCTTCAACGAGATGGCCGCCAACCTGGCGCTCAAGATCCACCAGCTTGAGGAGCTGTCGCAGGTGCAGCGGCAGTTCGTCTCCGACGTCTCGCACGAGCTGCGCACCCCGCTGACCACCGTCCGCATGGCCGCCGACCTGCTCTACGACGCCCGCGAGGACTTCGACCCCATGGCCGCCCGCTCCGCCGAGCTCATGCAGGCCCAGCTCGAACGGTTCGAGTCGATGCTGGGCGACCTGCTGGAGATCAGCCGCTACGACGCCGGCGCCGCCACCCTCGACCTGGAGCCCGTGGACGTCACCAAGGTCGTGCTGCGCGCGATCGAGGACTCGGAGGCGCTGGCCGAGCGCCACGGCACCCGCTTCGAGCTGCGGCTGCCGCCCGAGCCGTGCATGGCCGAGATCGACAACCGCCGGGTCGAGCGCATCCTGCGCAACCTGCTGTTCAACGCCATCGAACACGGTGAGGGCAGGGAGATCGTGGTCACCGTAGGCGCCGACCGCGACGCCGTGGCGGTCGCCGTCCGCGACCACGGCATCGGGCTCAAGCAGGGGGAGGACACCCTGGTGTTCGACCGGTTCTGGCGGGCCGACCCGTCCAGGGCGCGCACCATCGGCGGCACCGGCCTCGGCCTGGCCATCTCCCGCGAGGACGCCACGCTGCACGGCGGCTGGCTCCAGGCGTGGGGGCAGCCGGGCGAGGGCTCCCAGTTCAGGCTCACGCTGCCGAGGACGGCCGGGGCCGACCTCAAGGGGTCGCCGCTGCCGCTGGTGCCGCCGGAGATCGAGATGCGGCGCACCTGGCGCGGGGCCATGACGCCCGTGCTGCTGCCCGCCTCAGGGGACGGGGCGCTCGATGACGAGGACTAG